In Maridesulfovibrio ferrireducens, the following are encoded in one genomic region:
- a CDS encoding chemotaxis protein CheX gives MKVELAKPFIKAAVDVLSMMAMITPKPGKPYVKKGKTAVGDVTGLVGITGDMNGTISITFTKNCAVTIVKNMLGDDIQDILQDVQDAVGEITNMISGQARAGLVEQGLTFSGSTPSVIMGDNHSISHMASTPIMAIPFTCEAGEFTIEFSFE, from the coding sequence ATGAAAGTTGAATTAGCAAAACCGTTTATCAAAGCCGCTGTAGATGTTTTATCTATGATGGCTATGATTACTCCGAAACCCGGTAAGCCTTATGTAAAAAAAGGGAAAACCGCAGTTGGTGATGTTACTGGGTTAGTCGGTATCACCGGTGATATGAATGGAACAATTTCAATCACATTTACAAAAAATTGTGCTGTTACAATTGTCAAGAACATGCTTGGCGATGATATTCAGGATATTTTGCAGGATGTTCAGGATGCTGTCGGTGAAATCACTAATATGATTTCAGGCCAGGCCAGAGCCGGGCTTGTCGAGCAGGGGCTGACTTTTTCCGGTTCCACTCCGTCTGTAATTATGGGGGATAATCACTCTATTTCACATATGGCCTCTACCCCCATAATGGCCATTCCTTTTACCTGCGAGGCCGGAGAGTTTACCATCGAATTCAGTTTCGAGTAA